TTTAATGTTAGGAATTTGAGGGAAAGTAATGGCTTGAattaacacctgcaaacaagaaagtaactcgtgaatgggcgtcggaggagtgtccggcgtagccactcTGATGCTTAAGTCATCAGGTTGAAGATAAACACAAGCAAATATATGAGAGAATATATGTGAGTGCTTAaaagttcaaagatttcagaatcattaaatgagaagtatacctactatttatagtagaaaatgaggtaggtacctcgattctcgtgccacctactaagtatggcaagtcggttGCCCATActatagcttctgatgacttttaTGACACTCCAAGACCAAGTGGTTCTGATAGATTAGACGGCATGTACCAAtcatactcgagtgtggtgcaattctcgaggtggcctgAGTGGTAAGGTACTCGGGCATTTGTCTGAGGGTCCGGGCTATTGGGCGATCACCCGGGAAGAGAAGAAGTGCCCGGGTCTTGAGGAAAGTGACTGGCATATTGGCTCTGATCTAGGCTATCCAAGTAATAAACAGGGTCAATGATGACTCGGACTCTTATGGGGGTATCATCATCTTTATATTTAGTTATAGATATTCTGAATGCGATTGAGTTAGTGTCATCTAAAAAAAATTGCTCTTGATGGATGAAAAATGTGATGATTTACTTGGAAAAGAAGTCTTTTTGCATGGCGCGTAAAATTGATGTTTTTGATTTAATACTTAGCATGTTGATAAACGAGGTCGAGCCCGTTATCATCAAGGCAATTTCACCCTTGAGTATCATTATCGGGTATACTTTTTTATTATGTGATAGATTTACAAATACACTAGATTAATGTACGTTTCAATAAAGATGAGATAAAGTTACTCGTACTTAGTTTTGCCTTAAATCCTCAAAATGCATATGTTTCTTTGAGATATCAGGATATAtgaaaagagtaggtctcttgtgagatgatcccacgaatctttatctgtgagacatgttaaccttaccgatattcgcaataaaaagtaatattcttatcataaaaagtaatactttttcattggtgacccaaataagagatctgtctcaaaaaatacgactcgtgataccgtctcacacaagtttttgccatatgAAAATTGGTTGAAAGTTTTATTCACGAGATTTTATTAGTGACGAAAAGAAGCGAATAGAGATGTGTTTGAAACGTTACAAGAATAATGTAGTCAAAGGGTTAGACtacaaaaatatataatctATTTTTGAGTTGCATCAATGGTCGTTGAAGATTAAAATAATTACTATATACGACCTTGTTTTTAGATTGATCGTGTTTATgtttattatttcagtttctACGGCTACTACAGAACGATCATTCCTAGTTAtgaatataaatcaaatctaGGTTTCAGaacaaaatgaaatatatttttctctcGAATGCATTGATGATATATATTAAAAGAGAAACTgctataaatatttatatagatGTTATCATCGAAGActttgaaaattttaagaaaCATCGAATTTATAATAGTTAAAAATATTGTTGTTAAAAATGTACATTTAATGGTTAGATGAATATAATCGATggaatttttgtcattttttttttattattttgtctTTCTTTCGTAAACAGACTTCAGAGTGGAAATCCTAAATCCGTCCCTGGAAATACAGTTCAACTCCATGCAATGTCCTGCTTTTCATAGTGATTGATTTTTGTGTCAACATTATAGTTTTTTCGtgtaaaatacttgatttgtatatattttatctCAGAATTAATTGATCACCTAAACCACCGATTATCTGTAAACTTATTGGTATCCAAATATCTATAATTATTACTGCCCAAATTCCTAAAACAAACATTTACATATATCAAGTATATGTATAAAGATTCCATGATAAATTTCAACTCGCCAATTTGATAATCTCACTTTAATAAAAAACTTTAACCTTTTTCCACCAATAAAGCCAAGCACTCCGTACCAAGTCAAGGACACCCAGTCTCCACTTTACACGTACCCCATCAGAATAAaagttaaatatatatatatatataaaataataataataataataataaatgaaacataaataatgtaaaaaaaaaaaagttcccTCTATTTTATAAATCCCCACCATTCCAAATTCCCTCTCTTCCCCAAACCAAAACCATTCAACCCAATTCGcctactccacaactgaaactTTCTTAGAATATATTTCTTTCTTGACACTTTAAATGTGGGGAAAGGTCAAAACATACAAACCAAGAGATAATTCCAATGGAGAGTTCATATCATGTTGCTGCTTTGGATTCTCACGATACGGCTTCGTCTCGACCCACAATCGGGTTTCCGCTCGGTATGGCCTTACTATTGTTGGTCATATTCAGCCTCAGTGGTGTATTCTCGTGCTGCTACCATTGGGACAAGATCCGACGTTCTCTCACGACTCGCGCCGGCGATTTGGAGGCTAATGGCGATCTAATTAGCCACTCCAACTCCAAGCCCAAAGACCCCAACATGGTACACAATTTTACTCACTTATGTACATTTAAATATGCGACTATATAATCATGATCAATCGATCACATTAAAGTAACAATTATAAATTATTAGCTGTTGgcatccaatccaatccaatccaatccaatcaatcTTTGTTCCGTAAAACTAGTTTTTCTCATActatttttttgttgttgaaaaTTAGGATAAATCCATAAAATTTGACGTGAGTAAATTtactaattatatatattttttaaaaattaaataaaatcaatCGATTTGTTctcaattttaaaattttctgtgTGATATAAGTTTTTAGAATAGGAAATATTTCAACAATTGTCCAGCATGATTATCTGTTAGCTATTTTGACTCTTTACATCTTCAAAAATGGCTCCTCCaccttttaatatttttgtaattttaatcattttttttttccattggaTAATCGATGCCGTTTGTTGGTATCATGTCAACTCAGTACATATCAACAAGTATAGGAAACTAAACTTGAAATTCGACTACTTGacataaaacaaaatttatcaGAAATATCGCGCTTTCGCTTTCAACGGATGGTTATTATTATTTCTGAGTTTGAAGCGATATAATCAGGTCCCACAAGTAATACTAATGCCAGGTGATAATGTTCCCAAATTCGTTGCGATGCCATGTCCACGCGACCCTCCGAGACGGGGAGAAATCATTGTTGAGGTGCAAAAGCCGCCGCTGCAGCAGCCTAAGCCTTCGAGAATTGCCGTGCCTTTGATTTAGCCGGTGGCTGCTGATGTCCATATACACGGCGGAGGCACAAATAAAGAATTTAAGCCATAccatgtacatatatatatgtatatgtacatATATTTGGTTTGTTCTTTGAAGAAATCATGTCCTTAAATTCTGATCATTCAATTAATCTAATCTTATTAGAgaattattcaaaataataattatagacCAAGTAATCCcacttgaatttttttaaaatcaagttactataatatatatataagttttaatcatttttttttaaaagtcgaATATTGCTTTTAGAGAAATACATTCGATACATGTATCGTCTCTTTTAAACCAATTAATCCATAATTTGGGTTGGGATCTTATATTTGTTCCCAAAAtttcttccaattttttttgttttttgaagACTTGAAATTTTCAGAAAGAAAATCAAGATTGTGTTGATTTTATACCATAAAATCAAAATCCAAAATCAATGCAAATGGACAAAAACCCATTGATCATCCAAAGCTAAGAATGATTCTTGAAATTGACATTCACATCATATTGCACTACAAAAGCATGACCAAAAAGGTTAGTGCTCTAACGTAATGTGGTTAGGTTTTTCGCCTTTTACAATTTTTCCTATTcataatttgaaattcatgatCACTTTtttagaagaaaaaaaagaaaaacaaaaacttttgtgagacggtttcacatatcgtattttgtgagacggatctcttatttggttcatccatgaaaaagtattactttttattgtaaatatcagtaggattgacccgtctcacagataaagattcgtgagaccgtttcacaagagacctactcaaaaaaatatacatgaaaactttccttttaatttttttattattgaaatcTTTTTCCCATGTGGGTAAATTGAatgtttattaattaaaatcaaaCTTTACAATTTGTTACAAAATAATATGTTTCGAATTAATAAATCTAGCTAGCTTTAAATTTCTTCACAccacttttaaatttttctgaaaatatcttgAACAACTTTTATATAGTTGGTCGTGTGATTAATGATTATCTTATGTAGAAAATAATAAAGATGTTACAAAGCAGCCTATTATCTCCCATTTGTTTATGGCTTGATTTTAACATGCATCTTGGTGTATATCTATCCAGATGTAAAATTGGTCGTTTGATGCTCCCATCCCAAAAGACTGATCTATTGGGATGAATTGTAcaatatatatttgtgtgtgCAGAGCTACTTAATTATAGGTAAGTTAATGCTTGCTTATTtcagataaatatttttttttaaaaaaaaattatttaaacttgCTAGAGGTTTaaaatacacaatatatcaaaaagtaggtcttttgtaagatggtctcacgaatctccatctgtgagacgggtcaaccctaccgatattcacaataaaaaatattactcttagcataaaaaagtaatatttttcatggatgacccaaataagatatatgtctcacaaaatacgaaccGTGAGAcccgtcttacacaagtttttgtctatatCAAAAATTGATTAGAAAATAAAGATGCAAAACATTTTTAATAAATTGCAAAAATACGAAGACAAAAAATCAAGGCAAAGCACGCACTTTGTGGTCTTTCACTCTAGCAGCCAGGTCATATGGAATCTTAATTAGTGCTCTTAtcttataaattaattatgaacCACTAGTactagaatatatatatatatatatatatatatatatatatatatatatatacacacacacacacacacatatacacacatacacacacccGTACTCTCGTGCACGCAACATATATATACTAGTAATGTTATGTACACATTGCGTATTTGTACAATTTGAGTTTTTTAACGAAAGCAAAAAATCttgataaaattaaaaaaatgaaaaaatataacattttcgtaaacaaaTAATCACAAAAACGCTATAAATacatcaattttaatatttacaaaGCTGAgtggaattttcataaataaaaaaacaacaaaagGAATCAAAACGaatgttatttttaataaataataaatcatctAATGACTAAAAAAAAAGGAGAATATATAAAATGTCTAATTTGCTTAATAATTTTGGTTTTGTTCGGAATTAAGTTAAGATATAATCGTAATTTCATCTCAagtttaatcaattaattaaaaaacaattaataaaatgTTTCTACTTTAATaagataatatatataattgacAATTAAGATGATACCACACAAATTTAACTCTACGTAAACCACacaaataattgaaataaaaggCATCACAAAATGTTTAAAGGATTATATTTTAGAACAAAGAGTGAGTTACCCACTcgacaaataataaataaattaaatatatgaaaattGTTGATTTGTGGCATCAAAAGATTGTATATATACAAGAAAATAGTGGAATTTGGTCAGCATTAACATCGAAATTATTAAATGTAGGCAACTACTCCAATGATTCATCAAAGTGGAATTAGTTTGATTTCCAGCTTTAATTATAAAGTTACTAACGCTTTGATTTGATTCCCAAGTTACTCATatcatttaatatttctttGTTTAAATTTTGATTACCtcattttgttttaaaaaattttagtaTGTTTTTTGTTAGATGATCTCATAGATGTCGATCACTCCAGTCCATACATACAATGAAAAGTAATAATactgacataaaaaataatacttttcatAAGTTAAGTTTTGTTGgagatccgtatcacaaaattgatcagTCCAGTGACAGAGCCAAGGGGGACGAGTGTGATTGTCCGCTCTcagtttttaaatttaattgataaggggtctaaaaataattatatttttcactTTTATCTTAATATTTGCTCGATAGTCTCACATGAATTATTGTGTGTttttttggatatatatattcttgatattatttTGGGGAAAATCTGAAAGATATTACAAGTGAGAGAATGAGGTATAAAGCTCCTCTACTCTGTGTTTTCACATCGAGAACTCAATCGTATGTATATGTAAAATACAGTATtataaaaagagagagagaaataAATTCGACGAAACCTAGAAATCGACCACTGATCCAATTATAGTAATCTCTACCACACAAATTAGAGCCAACATATTCAAGAAAAACTATTGAAATGTGATATTTAAGCTGTCGTACAATTTTAATGATCTGAGTTGTATTATTATCATCAGTTAAACTTTCGATTAAACGATAAATATTTACTCTACGTAATCATAGCTTCAATATGTAAATATAAATATAGAATATTTATGTGCTCTTCATTTCGTAAGGTATAAAATAGAATTGAAATGGATCACAAATTGTAGAATTTTGAGGGTTCTTTTATCACCTTTTTGGGCCTTATATGTATTGTTTAGAGCCCATTTATTAGcccaaacaaaacaaaaattaatagtactatttttttttgttaaaaaaggAAACAAAGCATTTGCGCTGCCACAGAAATCTGCGGCCTCCGCCGCCGTCCTCCGCATTAGTGCGATCGCTAGCGGCACTCGTAACCGGTGGAGAAGCGTAGAAGCAGAAATAAATCTTCACCGAAACAGTAGGGCCAAGAAACCTTCAAAAACCCCttcttttttctttcattttcatCCGGACACCACCCCTCGAATTTCTCGTAGGACGTTCGTAGGTCAATTTGGAACGAAAACCAGGCTTTGAAGCTGTAAATTTCGTcgcctttatttatttttcatattttctcgAGGATTCGAATTTTGTAGTCAACACTCAACCCGTGCTTACATCCATCGATCTCTCTCTTCCTTCCTCACCGGAAAGATAGAGGATAGAGCAGTGAACAACGGAAAGTTTGAGGGTTGTGTTGCATCTACCGCATTTATCATCTTTGTTCAGTCTTGTGCTGTGTTAAACGGGACATGAATATTCTTATGTATATACATTAATGCTAATCTCAAATTCAACACAGAAATGGTGTTATTGCTTTACCACTCAGCGAGCTTATAAAGATTATAATCAATCACTAATCATTTTGTGCAGTTGAGTTCCGCACTTGAGACTTCGGAAGCACAAGTATGGAAGATGAAGCAGCGGATCAGCCGCCTCACAATGTGGATAGCGAAGTCACCGAAACTACATTGGACGGCTCCTATTCCTGGCCAGCGGTTCATTACGACGTCCCTCCATACAGAACCTACCATTTCTTCCAGCAGTTCAGAAACTTGCCCTTGCCATCGAATGCGAACAACTTTCTCAAGGGTGTCAAATGGTCATATTTTTTTCCCCAAGTTTCTGATCTATTTTATCTCGAACTTCGAAAATCTGAATTTTGAACCATCACGAACTTTTTCAACTGcaatttttgggttttttttcCTGTCAATAGGTCGCCAGATGGTTCTTGCTTTCTAACATGTGCTGACGACAATACTCTTCATGTTTTCACCTTGTAAGTCTACAATATCAATTAAGTGAAGTTCGTCGATCTATTGTTCTTTTTCCCGGTTTATCAAGTCTgtttctttccttttcttttatttgatatttgaaatttggTTAGTAGGGTAGTTCTGATCGGCAGTTTTGTCATGCTTCTTTATGTTTCAGGCCTTACGATGATAGCGGCAATCCTGTAAATACTTCAGCTTCAGTTACTGATGCAGGTTCCTCACTTATCTTGATCTTAAGAAATTTTAGATATGTCGCACTTGTGTTTGTTTTGAAACAAGttcaaatttttattgattttggtCCGCATAATCTAATGTTGTTGATAGAAATTAGCCGGTTTTTACCCATTTAACATAAAACATAACACAAAATAGTAGTTCATTTAAACttgttttcttttatttgaaatttggtTAGTAGGGTAGTTCTGATAAGGGGTTTTGTTatgcttttattttttatttttattttttatgttttaggCCTTACGATGACAGTGGCAGTCATGTAAATACTTCAGCTTCAGTTACTGACGCGGGTTACTAACTtctcttgatcttgagaaattTCAGATATGCCGCACTTGTGTTTGTTTGAAACaagttcatatttttattgcttttggtTATACATAACCCAATGTTATCGATAGAAATTAGTCAGTTTTTTACCCATTTGAGAAATAACATGACACAAAATATTAGTTCATATAGACTAAAAGTATCATTTCACAGTTCATTATGGAGATCATGTAGGAATATGATATTGCCATAAGCTAGCTCCTGAAGCTAATTTTGGCAAATGTATCTTAATTAAACCTTAACACCAGTCACATTGTGAGATTTACCTAATGATGGCCATGTCTGAGATAACCCATTCtttatgtttattttgaaagaatAGAACTCCAACTCCAAAAGCTAGTCTATCGGGTGAGAAgggatttaaaatttaagttgcACACTGATGATCTCTTATGCCACTGATGTAAGATTGCAACACTTTTATAGAtgaatttatcttttaaagCTAGGTGGTATCGTCAATGACAGCGACTCATcaccatatttttttttgttgacaAATTCTACTGAAAGCGTCCTGTTCGCTTGCAGATTCTTATGCAGCCAACCTTGTTATAACTGAGGGAGAATCAGTCTATGACTATTGCTGGTACCCTCATATGACTGCCTCAAGTAAAATTcatgacatgattttatttGTTGATATTGTTATAAGTCTTGCAATTAGAATTTATTTATATCATTGTGGTTCTCTCAGATCCAGATTTATGTGTATATGCAACGACTACTCGAGATCATCCTATTCATCTTTGGGATGCTAATTCTGGACAGGTGCTGCATTACCAGTATGCATTATTAAT
This sequence is a window from Primulina tabacum isolate GXHZ01 chromosome 17, ASM2559414v2, whole genome shotgun sequence. Protein-coding genes within it:
- the LOC142531246 gene encoding uncharacterized protein At5g65660-like, coding for MESSYHVAALDSHDTASSRPTIGFPLGMALLLLVIFSLSGVFSCCYHWDKIRRSLTTRAGDLEANGDLISHSNSKPKDPNMVPQVILMPGDNVPKFVAMPCPRDPPRRGEIIVEVQKPPLQQPKPSRIAVPLI